From Xiphophorus couchianus chromosome 23, X_couchianus-1.0, whole genome shotgun sequence, one genomic window encodes:
- the LOC114139709 gene encoding regulator of cell cycle RGCC — protein MSSDITGDLELELGDVLQEFQDVVEELKAPSESKHQHYQRVLHEAKSRIEDNGVEDSDYSSGASMGNSLNTSEEELHHAGTTLALKAKLGDTDELESFINMLDQELAEM, from the exons ATGTCCTCAGATATTACAGGCG ACTTGGAGCTGGAGCTGGGCGACGTGCTGCAGGAGTTCCAGGATGTTGTGGAGGAGCTGAAGGCCCCCTCTGAAAGCAAACATCAGCATTACCAGCGCGTCCTGCATGAGGCCAAGAGCCGCATCGAAGACAATGGGGTGGAAGACTCTGATTACA GCAGTGGAGCATCTATGGGAAACAGTTTGAATACGAGTGAGGAGGAGCTCCACCATGCAGGCACGACGCTGGCGCTGAAAG cCAAGCTGGGAGACACAGACGAGCTTGAGAGTTTTATCAACATGTTGGACCAGGAACTCGCGG AGATGTGA
- the pcdh20l gene encoding protocadherin-20, translating into MGHGTPDNMNWAGLLQKLLMMLHTKQIICGSIHFSIKEELEPHTLVGSLNKHFAPPYQLLTEEYLWMNKSTGNFYITEKKMDREHLCSEETKDDECIILQSVIVGPSRELEQFSVIIEDINDNAPYFENSKICLDISEDVPAGTSLMLDDQARDRDSGPNEQLKYELKGSGGVFSLKVEEEGPLIKLIVQKALDRETQDLYQMQLVATDCGVQPLSVSVPIFVTVTDVNDNCPSFSPNSPLSATISGDSKKDTVVTQVVAADPDLGPNAAIVYSLSPKVSERAKKLLILSSHSGHIRLTQDLEIDSSEELVLKVLASGLHCPPAETQVTVSLLPKATQGLTIKIGFIAKHYNQTVVIPESQPPTPLAVLELEGDSSFKDSSLAIEGDVPFFLSPQSGKYLLSTSKPLDYEMKSEYHISVVVKGSSSERSVIAPPQREIRVMVEDVNDNAPHFSQTDYQLEVEENNEPAVILLQVSATDADSGLNGRVTYRLDKHTSAIFKVDSVTGQLSALVPLDREQKSVHKLTVFARDSGVPPLESQASVIIRVLDRNDNAPAFSTPHFIFFIPENAPPFAQVGLIEVEDPDEGENGKIELQIVQGNTSFVVDSIQRMLHTTTNLDREMTDRHELYLAVSDNGRPVALTSSARVTIFIEDINDNNPKVILPSSNYSCLVVSPGTPVGTNVTKVYAIDEDSGVNSEITYSVVAPKSVWQNTPFQVDSKSGNITLRQELLQENMGMHNLFIVVRDNGKPTPLYTTVWINLLVNKSTDQCHLDRAPTWTGRSDWVESASMSPICEVETARSVQAIYFYLVLCMAVVTIVLFFTTVCLYLKHRKYPPKKKMGHTEENEIPLRIKDKYYSDE; encoded by the exons ATGGGCCATGGGACTCCTGATAATATGAACTGGGCTGGACTTCTGCAG aAGTTGCTGATGATGCTTCATACCAAGCAGATCATTTGTGGCTCCATCCATTTCTCTATCAAGGAGGAACTGGAGCCTCATACTCTGGTTGGATCACTAAATAAACACTTTGCACCTCCTTACCAGCTCCTGACCGAGGAGTACCTGTGGATGAACAAAAGCACTGGGAATTTCTACATTACTGAGAAGAAGATGGATCGTGAGCACCTCTGCTCTGAGGAGACAAAAGACGATGAATGCATTATTTTGCAATCTGTAATTGTTGGGCCCTCTAGGGAGCTGGAGCAGTTTTCTGTGATCATAGAGGACATCAATGACAATGCACCATATtttgaaaacagcaaaatatgCCTGGATATTTCTGAGGATGTACCTGCAGGGACCAGTCTCATGCTGGATGACCAGGCTCGGGACAGAGATAGTGGACCAAACGAACAGCTGAAATACGAACTCAAAGGTTCTGGaggagttttttctttaaaggttgAAGAAGAAGGACCACTAATCAAGCTCATCGTACAAAAGGCTCTGGACAGAGAGACTCAGGACCTGTATCAAATGCAGCTGGTGGCTACTGACTGTGGAGTACAGCCTCTGAGTGTATCAGTACCTATATTTGTCACAGTGACAGATGTTAATGACAACTGTCCAAGCTTTAGTCCTAACAGCCCACTCAGTGCCACAATCTCAGGAGACTCTAAGAAGGATACAGTTGTTACTCAGGTAGTTGCTGCAGACCCAGATTTAGGCCCAAATGCTGCTATTGTTTATTCCCTCAGTCCTAAGGTCTCTGAAAGGGCTAAGAAACTCTTAATCCTCAGCAGTCACAGTGGTCACATCAGGCTAACACAAGACCTTGAAATAGACAGCTCTGAGGAGCTGGTGTTAAAAGTGTTAGCCAGCGGCCTTCACTGCCCACCAGCAGAGACTCAGGTAACAGTATCCCTACTCCCCAAGGCTACCCAAGGTCTAACAATCAAGATCGGGTTCATAGCTAAGCATTACAACCAGACTGTTGTGATACCAGAGAGCCAACCCCCCACTCCCTTAGCTGTTTTAGAGCTTGAGGGTGACAGCAGCTTTAAAGACTCATCTCTTGCCATTGAGGGTGACGTGCCTTTCTTTTTGAGCCCACAGAGTGGCAAATATCTACTTTCCACATCAAAGCCCCTAGACTATGAGATGAAAAGTGAATATCACATTTCTGTGGTAGTGAAAGGGAGTTCATCTGAAAGGTCTGTGATCGCTCCGCCTCAGCGAGAGATCAGGGTGATGGTGGAGGATGTCAATGATAATGCCCCACATTTCTCCCAGACTGACTACCAGCtggaagtggaggaaaacaacgAGCCTGCAGTAATACTGCTGCAGGTATCAGCTACTGATGCAGACAGTGGACTCAACGGCAGGGTGACATACAGGTTAGATAAACACACATCTGCCATCTTTAAAGTTGACTCAGTGACAGGTCAACTATCTGCATTGGTTCCTCTGGATAGAGAACAGAAAAGTGTGCACAAACTCACTGTGTTTGCTCGAGATAGTGGGGTTCCTCCCCTGGAGTCCCAGGCCTCTGTAATTATTCGTGTTCTGGACCGGAATGACAATGCACCTGCTTTCTCTACTCCTCACTTCATCTTTTTCATCCCTGAGAATGCACCACCTTTTGCTCAGGTGGGGTTGATAGAAGTGGAAGATCCAGATGAAGGAGAGAATGGGAAAATAGAATTGCAAATTGTACAGGGTAACACATCTTTTGTTGTGGATAGCATACAAAGGATGCTGCATACCACCACCAACTTGGACCGGGAGATGACAGATCGTCATGAACTTTACCTGGCGGTCAGCGACAATGGCCGTCCAGTGGCATTAACCTCCAGTGCCAGGGTGACTATCTTTATAGAGGACATTAATGACAACAACCCAAAAGTGATCCTTCCCAGCAGCAATTATTCATGTTTGGTagtctctccaggtactccagtGGGTACAAATGTAACAAAGGTCTATGCCATCGATGAAGACTCTGGTGTAAACTCAGAAATCACATATTCTGTTGTTGCACCAAAGTCAGTTTGGCAAAACACCCCCTTCCAGGTAGACTCAAAATCAGGGAACATTACCTTAAGACAAGAGCTTTTGCAGGAAAATATGGGAATGCATAATCTGTTCATTGTAGTAAGAGACAATGGGAAACCAACTCCACTTTACACCACAGTTTGGATTAACCTGTTGGTTAATAAGAGCACAGATCAGTGCCATCTAGATAGGGCACCTACATGGACTGGGAGATCAGATTGGGTTGAAAGTGCTTCTATGTCTCCAATCTGTGAGGTGGAGACTGCCAGATCAGTTCAAGCGATATACTTTTATCTTGTGCTCTGCATGGCGGTAGTAAccatagttttgttttttacaacagTTTGTTTGTACCTGAAACATAGAAAATATCCACCAAAGAAAAAGATGGGACATACAGAAGAGAATGAGATTCCACTCCGAATCAAAGACAAATATTATTCTGATGAATAG